A single region of the Plasmodium reichenowi strain SY57 chromosome 9, whole genome shotgun sequence genome encodes:
- a CDS encoding hypothetical protein (conserved Plasmodium protein, unknown function), translating to MMYELSNKYMIDVKRCIKVYRACLILHVILAILQLLTPRPFLFLSHLVVVFIGIDCFCSYLTFKYFCFTVVNMICGISDFIWLLFKCIGKNKFQWLDPQHYWKIINMDNIFLEFLSTSLHYMIEDKESDEESPQNLQKKYEYIKNFFKLLPIQKKTFAWKIYIELFIIVIGIFLYFIGSHISWQLYKYSLNYNHNDLIFPNYHYGTFNDENNKNNPSPQSDFIPFIGQPYRISDFLEKN from the coding sequence atgatgtACGAATTAAGCAATAAATACATGATTGATGTAAAAAGATGTATAAAAGTATATAGAGCATGTCTTATTTTACATGTCATTCTAGCCATATTACAATTGTTGACCCCTAGACCGTTTTTGTTTCTTTCCCATTTAGTAGTAGTATTTATCGGGATTGATTgtttttgttcatatttaaCATTTAAGTATTTTTGTTTTACTGTTGTAAATATGATATGTGGAATTAGTGACTTTATATGGTTACTTTTCAAATGTATaggtaaaaataaatttcaATGGTTAGATCCTCAACATTATtggaaaataattaatatggataatatatttcttgAATTTTTATCAACATCATTACACTATATGATTGAAGATAAAGAAAGTGATGAAGAATCACCTCAAAATTTACAAAagaaatatgaatatattaaaaacttttttaaattactaccaatacaaaaaaaaacatttgcatggaaaatttatattgaactatttataattgttataggaatatttttatattttattggATCACATATTAGTTGGCAGTTATATAAGTATtctttaaattataatcataatgATCTTATATTTCCTAATTATCATTATGGTACTTTTAAcgatgaaaataataaaaacaacCCTTCACCACAAAGTGATTTTATACCTTTTATTGGGCAACCTTACAGAATATCTGACTTTctagaaaaaaattaa
- a CDS encoding high molecular weight rhoptry protein 3: MRSKHLVTLFIITFLSFSTVKVWGKDVFAGFVTKKLKTLLDCNFALYYNFKGNGPDAGSFLDFVDEPEQFYWFVEHFLSVKFRVPKHLKDKNIHNFTPCLNRSWVSEFLKEYEEPFVNPVMKFLDKEQRLFFTYNFGDVEPQGKYTYFPVKEFHKYCILPPLIKTNIKDGESGEFLKYQLNKEEYKVFLSSVGSQMTAIKNLYSTVEDEQRKQLLKVIIENESTNDISVQCPTYNIKLHYTKECANSNNILKCIDDFLRKTCEKKTESKHPSADLCDHLQFLFESLKNPYLDNFKKFMTNNDFTLIKPQSVWNVPIFDIYKPKNYLDSVQNLDTECFKKLNSKNLIFLSFHDDIPNNPYYKVELQEIVKLSTYTYSIFDKLYNFFFVFKKSGAPISPVSVKELSHNITDFSFKEDNSEIQCQNVRKSLDLEVDVETMKGIAAEKLCKIIEKFILTKDDSVKPEKSDIHRGFRILCILISTHVEAYNIVRQLLNMESMISLTRYTSLYIHKFFKSVTLLKGNFLYKNNKAIKYSRACSKASLHVPSVLYRRNIYIPETFLSLYLGLSNLVSSNPSSPFFEYAIIEFLVTYYNKGSEKFVLYFISIISVLYINEYYYEQLSCFYPKEFELIKSRMIHPNIVDRILKGIDNLMKSTRYDKMRTMYLDFESSDIFSREKVFTALYNFDSFIKTNEQLKKKNLEEISEIPVQLETSNDGIGYRKQDVLYETDKPQTMDEASYEETVDEDAHHVNEKQHSAHFLDAISEEDILQEKTKDQDLEIELYKYMGPLKEQSRSTSAASTSDELSGSEGPSTESTSTGNQGEDKTTDNTYKEMEELEETEGTSNLKKGLEFYKSSLKLDQLDKEKPKKKKSKRKKKRDSSSDRILLEESNTFTSENEL; the protein is encoded by the exons ATGCGTAGTAAGCATTTAGtaacattatttattataacttttttatcattttcaaCCGTCAAGg tttGGGGAAAAGATGTATTCGCCGGTTTTGTAAcaaagaaattaaaaaccCTTTTAGACTGTAATTTTGctctttattataattttaaagGAAATGGCCCAGACGCTGGA tCCTTTTTAGATTTTGTGGATGAACCTGAACAATTTTACTGGTTCGTGGAACATTTTTTGTCTGTGAAATTTCGAGTTCCAAAGCATCTTAAAGATAAAAACATTCATAATTTTACACCTTGCTTAAATAGATCATGGGTATCtgaatttttaaaagaatatgaaGAGCCATTTGTAAATCCTGTTATGAAATTTCTAGATAAAGAGCAAagattattttttacatataacTTTGGAGATGTAGAACCACAAGgtaaatatacatatttcCCAGTTAAGGAATTTCACAAATATTGTATACTACCTCCCTTAATAAAAactaatataaaagatggTGAAAGTGGagaatttttaaaatatcaattaaataaagaagaatataaaGTTTTTCTTTCTTCGGTTGGTTCCCAAATGACAgctataaaaaatttatattcaaCAGTTGAAGATGAACAAAGAAAACAATTATTAAAAGTTATCATAGAAAATGAAAGTACAAATGATATATCTGTTCAATGCCCAACTtataacataaaattaCATTATACTAAAGAATGTGctaatagtaataatatattaaaatgtattGATGACTTTCTTAGAAAAACATGTGAAAAGAAAACAGAAAGTAAACACCCTTCTGCAGACTTATGTGACCACTTACAATTCCTTTTTGAATCATTAAAGAATCCTTACTTggataattttaaaaaatttatgaCTAACAATGATTTTACTTTAATCAAACCTCAATCAGTATGGAATGTACCTATATTCGATATATATAAAccaaaaaattatttagaTAGTGTCCAAAATTTAGATACAGAATGTTTTAAGAAATTAAATAGCAAAAATTTGATCTTCTTATCATTCCATGATGATATACCTAACAATCCATATTACAAAGTTGAACTTCAAGAAATTGTTAAATTGAGTACCTACACATATAGCATATTTG ATAAATTGTATAATTTCTTCTTcgtttttaaaaaaagtgGAGCTCCCATTAGTCCAGTGTCAG TTAAAGAATTGAGCCACAATATCACCGATTTTAGCTTTAAAGAGGATAACAGTGAAA TTCAGTGCCAAAATGTAAGAAAGAGTTTAGATTTAGAAGTCGATGTAGAAACAATGAAAGGTATTGCTGCAGAAAAGTTATGTAAGATCATTGAAAAATTTATTCTTACAAAAGATGATTCAGTTAAACCAGAAAAGAGTGATATACACAGAGGTTTCCGTATCttatgtatattaatatCTACTCATGTGGAGGCTTATAACATAGTTAGacaattattaaatatggAAAGTATGATATCATTAACAAGATATACTTCATTATATATccataaattttttaagagtgtaacattattaaaaggaaactttttatataaaaacaataagGCTATAAAATATTCACGTGCTTGTAGTAAAGCTTCATTACACGTTCCATCCGTTTTATAcagaagaaatatatatattcctgAAACATtcttatcattatatttagGATTATCAAATTTAGTATCTTCAAATCCTAGTAGTCCATTTTTTGAATATGCAATTATAGAATTTTTAGTAACTTATTACAATAAGGGTTCTGAAAAATTCgttctttattttatatctattatatcagtattatatattaacgaatattattatgaacaaCTTTCATGTTTTTATCCAAAAGAATttgaattaataaaatcCAGAATGATACATCCAAATATAGTAGATCGTATATTAAAGGGTATAGATAACTTAATGAAAAGTACAAGATATGATAAAATGCGTACAATGTATTTGGATTTCGAAAGTTCCGATATTTTCTCCAGAGAAAAAG tTTTCACCGCCTTATACAACTTCGATAGCTTCATTAAGACCAATGAACAATTAAAGAAGAAGAACTTAGAAGAAATATCAGAAATACCTGTACAATTAGAAACATCTAATGATGGTATTGGATACAGAAAACAAGACGTTCTTTATGAAACTGATAAACCACAAACTATGGATGAAGCTTCATATGAAGAAACTGTAGATGAAGATGCTCATCATGTTAATGAAAAACAACACAGTGCCCACTTCTTAGATGCTATTTCAGAAGAAGACATATTACAAGAAAAAACCAAGGATCAAGATTTAGAAATAgaattatacaaatatatggGACCATTAAAAGAACAATCTAGAAGTACAAGTGCTGCATCTACTAGTGATGAATTATCAGGTTCTGAAGGTCCTTCTACTGAATCTACAAGTACAGGAAATCAAGGTGAAGATAAAACAACAGATAATACATACAAAGAAATGGAAGAATTGGAAGAAACTGAAGGAACTTCAAATCTTAAAAAAGGTTTAGAATTTTATAAATCTTCTCTAAAACTTGATCAATTAGATAAAGAAAAACctaaaaagaaaaaatctaaaagaaaaaaaaagagagaCAGTTCTAGTGACagaatattattagaaGAATCTAACACCTTTACTTCAGAAAATGAATtgtaa